Proteins from a single region of Chloroflexota bacterium:
- the ftcD gene encoding glutamate formimidoyltransferase translates to MQPIVECVPNFSEGRRPEVIQAIRDAIAAVPEVRVLDIHSDADHNRSVITFAGPPEPVLEAAFQGIAAAARLIDMERQSGQHPRLGAADVVPFVPIRGVTLEDCVQLARRLGQRVGTELGIPVYLYEAAATRPDRVNLADVRRGEYELLKEEIATNPDRVPDFGPLHVGSAGACIIGARHPLIAFNIYLNTDDVSIAQAIARAVRHSSGGLRYVKALGVEVGGLAQVTMNLTDFRRTPLHRVVEMVRREAMRYGVTIRRSELVGLIPQQAVLDAAAWYLQLDELPPDRILENRLFGEEAE, encoded by the coding sequence ATGCAGCCGATCGTTGAGTGTGTGCCCAACTTCTCCGAGGGACGACGTCCAGAGGTCATTCAGGCGATCCGGGATGCCATTGCCGCCGTCCCGGAGGTTCGTGTCCTGGATATCCACTCCGATGCGGACCATAACCGCTCCGTGATCACCTTCGCCGGGCCGCCGGAGCCGGTGCTGGAGGCCGCGTTTCAGGGGATCGCGGCGGCGGCTCGGCTCATCGATATGGAGCGGCAGAGTGGCCAACACCCCCGCCTGGGCGCGGCCGACGTCGTGCCGTTCGTGCCCATCCGCGGGGTCACGCTGGAGGATTGCGTGCAGCTGGCCCGCCGGCTGGGGCAGCGCGTCGGCACGGAGCTGGGCATCCCGGTCTACCTGTACGAGGCGGCCGCCACCCGCCCGGACCGTGTGAACCTGGCCGACGTGCGTCGGGGGGAGTATGAGCTATTGAAGGAGGAGATCGCCACGAACCCCGATCGTGTCCCCGACTTCGGCCCGCTCCATGTGGGCTCCGCCGGAGCCTGCATCATCGGCGCCCGCCATCCGCTCATCGCCTTCAACATCTACCTGAACACGGACGATGTGTCCATCGCGCAGGCCATCGCCAGGGCGGTGCGCCATTCCAGCGGTGGCCTGCGGTATGTGAAGGCGCTGGGCGTGGAGGTCGGCGGGCTGGCGCAGGTGACCATGAACCTCACCGATTTCCGCCGGACGCCGCTTCATCGGGTCGTGGAGATGGTGCGGCGGGAGGCGATGCGATATGGGGTCACCATCCGGCGCAGCGAGTTGGTGGGGCTGATCCCGCAGCAGGCGGTGTTGGACGCGGCCGCGTGGTATCTGCAACTGGATGAGCTGCCGCCGGATCGCATCCTGGAGAATCGCCTGTTCGGCGAGGAGGCGGAGTAG
- a CDS encoding M48 family metallopeptidase, with protein MSQETAVIAEGLAGVQLDPERQSRAREYARIRRRLLGVDLAFGLVFLLAWWLSGLTFWMRDVVGGLPAWIGLIAYTIAFGGVYTILRMPLAWYSGFVLPHRYGLSTQTLRSWAMDELKGMAVGGGILLLLLEAIYALLRFQPDRWWLWAGGVYLVFTVLLANLAPVLIAPLFYKFVPLVERSEDPEQRERDRALAERLIRLAERANTRVRGVYAFDMSRTTTAANAGLMGLGNTRRIVLGDTLLDHYSPDEIEAVLAHELAHHVHGDMGKSLLVSTALTLIGFYLAHVALRWGISRFGFQGMDDLAAMPWLVLVISGFALITLPLQNAWSRWRERMADRYALEATGRPDAFASAMTRLANQNLAEAEPPRWVVWLLYSHPPIGERVRMAREWGRGKREGVKRRA; from the coding sequence ATGAGTCAGGAGACCGCTGTAATTGCCGAGGGCCTTGCCGGGGTGCAGCTGGATCCGGAGCGGCAATCGCGCGCCCGGGAGTACGCCCGCATCCGCCGTCGGCTTCTGGGGGTGGATCTGGCGTTCGGGCTGGTGTTCCTGCTGGCCTGGTGGCTGAGCGGGCTCACCTTTTGGATGCGCGATGTGGTGGGGGGGCTCCCCGCGTGGATCGGGCTGATCGCGTACACCATCGCCTTCGGCGGCGTCTACACGATCCTCCGCATGCCCCTGGCCTGGTATAGCGGCTTCGTGTTGCCGCATCGTTACGGGTTGTCCACCCAAACCCTCCGCTCGTGGGCGATGGATGAGCTCAAGGGGATGGCCGTCGGCGGGGGGATCCTGCTCCTGCTGTTGGAGGCGATCTACGCGCTGCTGCGTTTTCAGCCGGACAGGTGGTGGCTATGGGCCGGTGGGGTTTATCTCGTGTTCACCGTCCTGCTGGCGAACCTGGCGCCCGTTCTCATCGCCCCTCTGTTCTACAAGTTCGTGCCCCTGGTGGAGCGATCCGAGGATCCCGAGCAGCGGGAACGGGACCGCGCGCTGGCCGAGCGGTTGATCCGGTTGGCAGAGCGGGCGAACACGCGCGTGCGCGGCGTCTACGCGTTCGATATGAGCCGCACGACCACGGCCGCCAACGCCGGGCTGATGGGCCTGGGCAACACGCGCCGGATCGTGTTGGGCGACACGTTGCTGGACCATTATTCGCCCGACGAGATCGAGGCCGTGCTAGCTCATGAGCTCGCGCATCATGTCCACGGCGACATGGGGAAAAGCCTCCTCGTCTCTACAGCGCTTACGCTGATTGGCTTCTACCTGGCACATGTGGCGTTGCGATGGGGCATCTCCCGCTTCGGGTTTCAGGGGATGGACGATCTGGCGGCGATGCCCTGGCTGGTGCTGGTGATCAGCGGCTTTGCGCTGATCACCCTGCCGTTGCAGAACGCCTGGTCTCGCTGGCGAGAGCGCATGGCCGATCGGTACGCGCTGGAGGCGACCGGGCGGCCGGACGCGTTCGCCTCTGCCATGACCCGGCTGGCGAACCAGAACCTGGCGGAGGCCGAGCCGCCCCGTTGGGTCGTCTGGCTCCTCTACAGCCATCCCCCCATCGGCGAGCGGGTGCGGATGGCGAGGGAGTGGGGGAGAGGGAAACGGGAAGGCGTGAAGCGTAGAGCGTAG
- the kduD gene encoding 2-dehydro-3-deoxy-D-gluconate 5-dehydrogenase KduD, with the protein MILDLFRLDGKVAMVTGPGTGLGQAIALGLAEAGADIVGVYRESFRETQQMVEALGRRFLPMQADLSRTTPEDLRRLIDRAVAEMGRLDILVNNAGIIRRTPALEFSEADWDEVMQVNLKSAFFLSQAAARHFVSRSDVPEGHSRGKIIHIASMLSFQGGILVASYTASKSGLAGITRLLANEWAPYGINVNAIAPGYMATRNTEPLRRDPQRNPAILARIPAGRWGRPDDLKGAAVFLASEASNYMHGAIVPVDGGWLAR; encoded by the coding sequence ATGATCCTGGACCTGTTCCGACTGGACGGGAAGGTCGCCATGGTGACCGGGCCGGGCACCGGGCTGGGGCAGGCCATCGCGCTGGGATTGGCCGAGGCCGGCGCGGACATCGTGGGCGTGTACCGGGAGTCGTTCCGAGAGACTCAGCAGATGGTGGAGGCGCTGGGGCGTCGCTTTCTGCCCATGCAGGCCGACTTATCCCGGACCACCCCTGAGGATCTGCGGAGGTTGATCGACCGGGCGGTGGCGGAGATGGGAAGGCTGGACATCCTGGTGAACAACGCGGGCATCATCCGGCGCACGCCCGCGCTGGAGTTCTCCGAGGCCGACTGGGACGAGGTGATGCAGGTCAACCTCAAGTCGGCCTTCTTCCTGTCGCAGGCGGCGGCCCGGCACTTCGTCTCCCGATCGGACGTCCCGGAAGGGCACAGCCGCGGCAAGATCATCCATATCGCGTCCATGCTCTCGTTCCAGGGAGGTATCCTGGTCGCCTCGTACACGGCCAGCAAAAGCGGGCTGGCCGGGATCACGCGCCTGCTGGCCAACGAGTGGGCGCCCTATGGGATCAACGTCAACGCCATCGCGCCGGGGTACATGGCGACCCGGAATACAGAGCCGCTCCGGCGAGATCCACAGCGCAACCCGGCCATCCTGGCCCGCATCCCGGCCGGGCGCTGGGGCAGGCCGGACGATCTGAAGGGCGCGGCCGTGTTCCTGGCCTCTGAGGCGTCCAACTACATGCACGGGGCCATCGTGCCGGTGGACGGCGGCTGGCTGGCCCGGTAA